Proteins found in one bacterium genomic segment:
- a CDS encoding ABC transporter permease produces the protein MIADGSLLQNAGASLYVIVTGWALAVVTGVPTGILMGSFKAVEALIEPVIDFVRYLPVSALIPLLILYIGIGTSEKIAVIFIGTFFQLVLLVADVAAHVPREQIDVSYTLGASRGQVIRRVLLPATLPGVMDTLRITMGWAWTYLVVAEIVSADRGLGYLILNSMRGLFTDRIFVGLFTIGGLGLGFDLLFKWLHRRLLPWSPKA, from the coding sequence ATGATCGCAGACGGTAGCCTGCTGCAGAACGCCGGCGCCAGTCTCTACGTGATCGTGACCGGGTGGGCGCTCGCGGTGGTCACGGGCGTGCCGACCGGCATCCTGATGGGTTCCTTCAAGGCGGTCGAGGCGCTGATCGAGCCGGTGATCGACTTCGTCCGCTACCTGCCGGTGAGCGCGTTGATTCCGCTCTTGATCCTCTACATCGGCATCGGGACCTCCGAGAAGATCGCGGTGATCTTCATCGGTACGTTCTTCCAGTTGGTGCTCCTTGTGGCCGACGTCGCGGCGCACGTGCCGCGCGAGCAGATCGACGTCTCCTACACGCTCGGCGCCTCGCGCGGGCAGGTGATCCGCCGGGTGCTCCTGCCGGCGACCCTGCCCGGCGTCATGGACACGCTGCGGATCACGATGGGCTGGGCATGGACCTATCTCGTGGTCGCCGAGATCGTCTCGGCGGACCGCGGCCTCGGCTACTTGATCCTCAACTCGATGCGCGGCCTCTTCACCGACCGCATCTTCGTCGGTCTCTTCACGATCGGCGGGCTCGGATTGGGGTTCGACCTCCTGTTCAAGTGGCTCCATCGCCGGCTGCTGCCGTGGTCGCCCAAAGCGTAG
- the pgl gene encoding 6-phosphogluconolactonase, protein MTAAPDVLVFPDPAAVAAEAAERVSAICARAVASRGACAVALSGGETPKRLYAILASDAYRRRVPWEHLEVFWGDERCVPPDDPRSNYRVARDLLLSKVPVPREHVYPMPGDTPDHEAAAAAYEKTLRAQLPRTADGWPRFDLVLLGLGDNAHTASLFPHSAVLRERERAVIAEFVEDAGMWRMTLTAPVLNRAAEILFLVAGGTKADAVRAVLEGPADPDDVPAALIRPVDGRVTWLLDAPAASRLTRIHPAAGA, encoded by the coding sequence GTGACGGCGGCACCGGACGTCCTGGTGTTTCCCGATCCGGCGGCCGTCGCGGCCGAGGCGGCGGAGCGGGTGTCGGCGATCTGCGCGCGCGCGGTGGCGTCGCGCGGCGCCTGCGCCGTAGCCCTGTCCGGCGGCGAGACGCCGAAGCGGCTCTACGCGATACTGGCGTCGGACGCGTACCGGCGGCGCGTACCGTGGGAGCACCTCGAGGTGTTCTGGGGCGACGAGCGCTGCGTTCCGCCGGACGATCCACGCAGCAACTACCGCGTGGCGCGTGATCTGCTGCTTTCGAAAGTCCCCGTGCCGCGGGAGCACGTGTACCCCATGCCGGGGGACACCCCGGACCACGAGGCCGCGGCCGCGGCGTACGAGAAGACGCTGCGCGCGCAGCTGCCGCGCACCGCCGACGGCTGGCCGCGGTTCGACCTCGTGCTGCTCGGGCTCGGGGACAACGCGCACACCGCCTCGCTCTTTCCGCACAGCGCCGTCCTCCGCGAGCGTGAGCGCGCGGTCATCGCGGAGTTCGTCGAAGACGCCGGGATGTGGCGGATGACGTTGACGGCCCCGGTGCTGAACCGCGCGGCCGAGATCCTGTTTCTCGTGGCGGGGGGCACCAAGGCGGACGCGGTGCGGGCCGTGCTCGAAGGGCCGGCCGATCCTGACGACGTACCGGCCGCGCTTATCCGGCCCGTCGACGGCCGGGTGACATGGCTCCTGGATGCTCCCGCGGCATCCCGCCTGACCCGGATCCATCCGGCCGCAGGCGCCTGA
- the tal gene encoding transaldolase: MTDSTGGKAGRARDAIRELLDAGQSVWLDYIHRGILKSGEFKRMVEGGIRGVTSNPTIFEKAITGSHDYDEQISRLAADGKSTTEIYEALVVDDIRAAADTLRPVHDATGGADGFVSVEVSPLLAHDTEGTIQEVRRWNTLIGRPNVMVKIPGTAEGFPAIEEMIAEGRHINITLLFSIDAYRKVQEAYLRGLERRVAAGQPVHQISSVASFFVSRIDTEADKRLEARAAAAPPEQAEALRALRGKVAVANAKLAYRLFQETFGGARWKALASRGARVQRPLWASTSTKNPAYPDLLYVETLVGRDTINTLPPQTIEALRDHGRVAPDAVTQGVDEADRVFAKLHELGLSIDAITQAVLDAGVQAFADSFNQLMKAISSRGQDVKAGGRR; the protein is encoded by the coding sequence CGACGCGATTCGCGAGCTGCTCGACGCGGGGCAGAGCGTGTGGCTCGATTACATTCATCGCGGGATCCTCAAATCCGGCGAGTTCAAGCGGATGGTCGAGGGCGGCATCCGGGGCGTGACGAGCAACCCGACGATCTTCGAGAAGGCGATCACCGGCAGCCACGACTACGACGAGCAGATTTCCCGCCTCGCCGCGGACGGGAAGAGCACGACCGAGATCTACGAGGCGCTGGTCGTCGACGACATTCGCGCGGCGGCGGATACGCTGCGTCCGGTGCACGACGCGACGGGCGGGGCGGACGGGTTCGTCTCGGTCGAGGTCTCGCCGCTCCTCGCGCACGACACCGAGGGGACGATTCAGGAGGTCCGCCGCTGGAACACCCTAATCGGCCGGCCGAACGTGATGGTGAAGATCCCGGGCACCGCGGAAGGCTTCCCGGCGATCGAGGAGATGATCGCGGAAGGCCGCCACATCAACATCACCCTCCTCTTCTCGATCGACGCCTACCGCAAGGTGCAGGAGGCGTATCTGCGCGGCCTCGAACGGCGGGTCGCCGCCGGCCAGCCGGTCCACCAGATCTCGTCGGTCGCGAGCTTCTTCGTGAGCCGGATCGACACCGAGGCGGACAAGCGGCTCGAGGCCCGGGCCGCGGCCGCGCCGCCGGAACAGGCCGAAGCGCTGCGCGCTCTGCGCGGCAAGGTCGCCGTGGCCAACGCCAAGCTCGCGTACCGCCTGTTCCAGGAGACTTTCGGCGGCGCGCGCTGGAAGGCGCTCGCCAGCCGGGGCGCCCGCGTGCAGCGGCCGCTCTGGGCCAGCACCAGTACCAAGAACCCCGCGTACCCTGACCTGCTGTACGTGGAGACGCTCGTCGGCCGCGACACCATCAACACGCTGCCGCCGCAGACGATCGAGGCGCTGCGGGATCACGGGCGCGTGGCGCCCGACGCGGTGACCCAGGGTGTTGACGAGGCGGACCGCGTGTTCGCGAAGCTGCACGAGCTGGGGCTCAGCATCGACGCGATCACGCAGGCGGTGCTCGACGCCGGCGTGCAGGCGTTCGCGGACTCGTTCAACCAGCTGATGAAGGCGATCAGCTCGCGGGGCCAGGACGTGAAGGCGGGAGGGCGCCGATGA
- the gnd gene encoding decarboxylating 6-phosphogluconate dehydrogenase yields the protein MKLGFVGFGRMGGNMVTRLLQRGHTISVFARRPEVRAEVKAKGATPAASIAELVGQLQPPRIVWMMVPAGDATEQTIAEVTPLLAPGDIVIDGGNSNYRDSIRRAAAAKAKGIHYIDVGTSGGIWGLQVGYCLMVGGDPEPVKMVEPVFRDLAPEDGYLHAGPNGAGHYVKMIHNGIEYGMLQAYAEGFAILHQAPFRLDLKAISTLWNHGSVVRSWLLELAERAFADDPNMETIRGYVEDSGEGRWTVQEAIDRNVPAPVITLSLLQRLRSREEEDFGDKVIAALRKQFGGHAVKPKK from the coding sequence ATGAAGCTCGGGTTCGTCGGGTTTGGACGGATGGGCGGCAACATGGTGACCCGGCTCCTGCAGCGCGGGCACACCATCTCGGTGTTCGCGCGGCGGCCCGAGGTCCGGGCCGAGGTGAAGGCCAAAGGGGCGACCCCCGCGGCGTCGATCGCCGAGCTCGTCGGGCAGCTGCAGCCGCCTCGGATCGTATGGATGATGGTGCCGGCGGGCGACGCGACCGAGCAAACGATCGCAGAGGTGACGCCGCTGCTTGCGCCGGGAGATATCGTCATCGATGGCGGCAACTCCAACTACCGTGACTCGATCCGGCGGGCCGCGGCCGCCAAGGCGAAAGGCATCCATTATATCGACGTCGGGACGAGCGGCGGCATCTGGGGACTTCAAGTTGGTTACTGCTTGATGGTTGGAGGTGACCCGGAGCCGGTCAAGATGGTCGAGCCGGTGTTCCGCGACCTCGCGCCCGAGGACGGGTATCTGCACGCCGGGCCGAACGGCGCCGGCCACTACGTGAAGATGATCCACAACGGCATCGAGTACGGGATGCTCCAAGCCTACGCGGAAGGCTTCGCGATCCTGCATCAGGCGCCGTTCCGGCTGGATCTCAAGGCGATCAGCACGCTGTGGAACCACGGCAGCGTCGTGCGCTCCTGGCTGCTCGAGCTGGCGGAGCGGGCGTTCGCCGACGATCCCAATATGGAGACGATCCGCGGCTACGTCGAGGATTCCGGGGAGGGCCGGTGGACGGTGCAGGAGGCGATTGACCGCAACGTCCCCGCGCCGGTGATCACGCTGTCGCTGCTGCAGCGGCTCCGCTCGCGGGAAGAAGAAGACTTCGGCGACAAGGTGATCGCGGCGCTGCGCAAGCAGTTCGGCGGCCACGCCGTGAAGCCGAAGAAGTAG
- a CDS encoding glucose-6-phosphate dehydrogenase assembly protein OpcA gives MSETRVAGAPERVDVGAIERELHRLWSSLDGEGAGGTAVAPVTRICTLTLLAVVREGRVAEAAAIAERLGARYPSRSIVLDLTPGAGDRLAAEIALNCHAPGSPRPTVCCEQLIVSASGRSLARVPGLVLPLLVPDLPVYVWWSGDLPFAPLPAATNVEPASSEPEADVLRRLAEVADVLIVDSSAMRRPAAGLRAAVALAAPLSGGLRDLTWGRLTPWRDLVVQIFDPAPMRQALERLDRIRIRTEAGADAGSAEPADPIAGLLLGGWMAGRLGWEPAGPARREGGVLRALFWRDGGGLELNVEGGAGPVLSIDCTAGGAEPCAVSLTRQSAGESSVRIETRLGRGRPRTTAAGLALADDAALIGAEFEVSGIDHVLREALEIVLRVTEGSS, from the coding sequence GTGAGCGAGACCCGCGTCGCCGGCGCTCCGGAACGGGTAGACGTCGGGGCGATCGAACGGGAGCTCCATCGCCTGTGGTCGTCGCTCGACGGAGAGGGGGCCGGCGGGACCGCCGTCGCCCCGGTCACGCGGATCTGCACGCTCACGCTGCTCGCCGTCGTGCGGGAGGGCCGCGTCGCGGAGGCCGCGGCGATTGCCGAGCGGCTCGGCGCGCGGTATCCGTCCCGCAGCATCGTCCTCGATCTGACTCCCGGCGCCGGCGACCGGCTGGCCGCCGAGATCGCGTTGAACTGCCATGCACCCGGCTCGCCCCGCCCCACGGTGTGCTGCGAGCAGCTTATCGTCTCAGCATCGGGCCGCAGCCTCGCACGCGTGCCCGGCCTCGTGCTGCCGCTGCTGGTGCCGGACCTGCCCGTGTACGTGTGGTGGTCCGGCGATCTGCCGTTCGCTCCGCTGCCGGCCGCGACGAACGTAGAGCCGGCGTCCTCCGAGCCGGAGGCGGACGTGCTGCGCCGGCTGGCGGAGGTGGCGGACGTGCTGATCGTCGACTCGTCCGCGATGCGCCGTCCGGCGGCCGGGCTCAGGGCCGCGGTCGCCCTGGCCGCGCCGCTCTCCGGCGGCCTGCGGGATCTGACGTGGGGCCGGCTGACACCGTGGCGCGACCTCGTCGTGCAGATCTTCGACCCGGCGCCGATGCGGCAGGCCCTCGAGCGGCTGGACCGCATCCGCATCCGGACCGAGGCCGGGGCGGATGCGGGTTCGGCGGAGCCGGCCGATCCCATCGCCGGGCTCCTGCTGGGCGGCTGGATGGCGGGCCGCCTCGGGTGGGAGCCCGCCGGTCCCGCGCGCCGCGAGGGCGGAGTGCTTCGCGCATTGTTCTGGCGCGACGGCGGCGGGCTCGAACTGAACGTCGAAGGCGGCGCGGGCCCGGTGCTGTCGATCGATTGCACGGCGGGCGGCGCGGAGCCGTGCGCGGTCTCGTTGACGCGTCAATCGGCGGGCGAGTCGTCCGTGCGGATCGAGACCCGCCTTGGCCGCGGCCGTCCCCGCACGACCGCCGCGGGGCTGGCGCTCGCGGACGATGCGGCGCTCATCGGCGCCGAGTTCGAGGTGTCCGGGATCGATCACGTACTGCGCGAAGCGCTCGAGATCGTGCTGCGCGTGACGGAGGGATCGTCGTGA
- a CDS encoding ABC transporter ATP-binding protein, whose product MVAQSVGGGLKLSLRDISVAFRARGGGEITAIDRLSLDVADREIVSIVGPSGCGKSTLLRLIAGLVPPTTGEIRLDGHVVALPGADRGMVFQSYTLFPWLTVQGNVEFGPRIRGRDAAYCREVAARFIQMVGLAGFEHAYPKELSGGMMQRVAIARALANDPEVLLMDEPFGALDAQTRVFMQELLLDIWQKTPKTILFVTHDIDEALFLGDRVYVMTARPGRFRDEVQLDLPRPRTLDITMSPGFVEAKRRVLHIIREEAEKTMGLETGLSGQGGYRRDGGAG is encoded by the coding sequence GTGGTCGCCCAAAGCGTAGGCGGCGGCCTCAAGCTGTCGCTGCGCGACATCAGCGTGGCGTTCCGGGCGCGGGGCGGCGGCGAGATCACCGCGATCGACCGCCTGTCGCTCGACGTCGCGGATCGCGAGATCGTCAGCATCGTCGGGCCGAGCGGCTGCGGCAAGAGCACGCTGCTCCGGCTCATCGCGGGGCTCGTGCCGCCGACGACCGGGGAGATCCGGCTGGACGGGCATGTCGTCGCCCTTCCCGGGGCCGACCGCGGGATGGTGTTCCAGTCCTACACGCTCTTCCCGTGGCTCACCGTGCAGGGCAACGTGGAGTTCGGGCCGCGCATCCGCGGCCGCGACGCGGCGTACTGCCGGGAGGTCGCGGCGCGGTTCATTCAGATGGTCGGGCTCGCGGGGTTCGAGCACGCCTACCCGAAGGAGCTGTCGGGCGGGATGATGCAGCGGGTGGCGATCGCGCGCGCGCTCGCGAACGACCCCGAGGTGCTGCTGATGGACGAGCCGTTCGGGGCGCTGGACGCGCAGACGCGCGTCTTCATGCAGGAGCTGCTGCTCGATATCTGGCAGAAGACGCCGAAGACGATTCTGTTCGTGACCCACGACATCGACGAAGCGCTGTTTCTCGGCGACCGCGTGTACGTGATGACGGCGCGGCCCGGCCGGTTCCGCGACGAAGTTCAGCTCGACCTGCCGCGCCCGCGAACGCTCGACATCACGATGTCGCCGGGGTTCGTCGAGGCCAAGCGCCGCGTCCTTCACATCATCAGGGAGGAAGCCGAAAAGACGATGGGGCTGGAAACGGGACTGTCGGGACAGGGCGGCTATCGCCGGGACGGAGGCGCCGGGTGA
- a CDS encoding ABC transporter substrate-binding protein, with translation MAWSTGPARAAAQTLRIGYSTWVGYGPLFLARDYRFFDEAGVNVELIKIEDPKLRFAALAAGRLDGLVTTLDTAALNWKPNFQFQSVLGLDDSKGGDGIVSVDTIKSIKDLRGKRVAYNYGSVSQFFLSVLLRQNGMTEQDLKSVNMQQDDAGAAFVARKVDAAVTWEPWLSRAKRAPHGHILVDSSTTPGLIVDVLLFRRGIITDHPDAVRATVTGWYKAVNYWKKNPADADRIMAKAVGGWLKDVKTFQETLDGVRYYDEGINREYMAPGGQIYVTAQNAIDIWSSQGKIATKIAAGDIVNNSFVLAK, from the coding sequence ATGGCGTGGTCGACAGGACCGGCCAGGGCGGCGGCGCAGACGCTGCGCATCGGATACTCGACGTGGGTCGGCTACGGCCCGCTCTTTCTGGCGCGCGACTACCGGTTCTTCGACGAGGCGGGCGTGAACGTCGAACTCATCAAGATCGAGGACCCGAAGCTGCGCTTCGCGGCCCTCGCCGCCGGCAGGCTCGACGGCCTGGTCACCACGCTCGATACGGCGGCCCTCAACTGGAAGCCTAACTTCCAGTTCCAGTCGGTGCTCGGTCTGGACGACAGCAAGGGCGGCGACGGCATCGTGTCCGTCGACACGATCAAATCGATCAAGGATCTGCGCGGCAAGCGCGTCGCGTACAACTATGGGTCGGTGTCGCAGTTTTTCCTGAGCGTGCTGCTCCGGCAGAACGGGATGACCGAGCAGGACCTCAAGTCCGTCAACATGCAGCAGGACGACGCCGGCGCCGCGTTCGTCGCGAGAAAGGTGGACGCGGCCGTCACTTGGGAGCCGTGGCTCTCCCGCGCAAAGCGGGCGCCGCACGGCCACATCCTCGTTGACAGCAGCACGACCCCGGGCTTGATCGTCGACGTCTTGCTGTTCCGCCGCGGCATCATCACGGATCATCCGGACGCGGTACGCGCGACGGTCACCGGCTGGTACAAGGCGGTCAACTACTGGAAGAAGAACCCGGCCGACGCGGACCGGATCATGGCGAAGGCCGTGGGCGGCTGGCTCAAGGACGTGAAAACGTTCCAGGAGACCCTGGACGGCGTGCGCTACTATGACGAGGGCATCAACCGCGAATACATGGCGCCGGGCGGCCAGATCTACGTCACGGCGCAGAACGCGATCGACATCTGGAGTTCGCAGGGCAAGATCGCCACAAAGATCGCGGCGGGCGATATCGTCAACAACTCGTTCGTGCTCGCGAAATAA
- a CDS encoding ATP-binding protein has translation MERVTLPREATTPRRARHYLAARLERLGMPSGAINELLVAVGEAVTNAVIHGGPRATGTVSRDGVVSGAGDVDSAVTETDAVMVELMTRGDRVVVAVTSPGPRWHVPEARLPADPLSSTGRGMYVMRQFADSVRIEQDRRGTTVYLIRRLRPDGSGSGGMPREHPGAMSPGRRRAG, from the coding sequence ATGGAACGTGTAACGCTGCCGAGGGAAGCAACGACGCCCCGCCGGGCGCGGCACTATCTCGCGGCGCGGCTTGAGCGTCTCGGCATGCCGTCCGGCGCGATCAACGAGCTGCTCGTCGCCGTCGGGGAAGCCGTCACGAACGCCGTGATCCACGGCGGCCCCCGTGCAACCGGAACGGTATCCCGCGACGGCGTCGTCTCCGGCGCCGGCGACGTGGACTCCGCCGTCACCGAAACAGACGCCGTGATGGTGGAGCTGATGACCCGCGGCGACCGCGTCGTCGTGGCCGTCACCAGTCCCGGCCCCCGCTGGCACGTCCCCGAGGCCAGGCTGCCCGCCGATCCCCTGTCGTCGACCGGGCGGGGAATGTACGTGATGCGGCAGTTCGCGGATTCCGTACGGATCGAGCAGGACCGGCGCGGGACGACCGTCTATCTGATCAGGCGCCTGCGGCCGGATGGATCCGGGTCAGGCGGGATGCCGCGGGAGCATCCAGGAGCCATGTCACCCGGCCGTCGACGGGCCGGATAA
- the zwf gene encoding glucose-6-phosphate dehydrogenase, with translation MSTVSTPFALREGLRLRRTPDPCAVVIFGATGDLTQKKLMPSLYTLARLGMIPPNLAIVGVARRPKTDEVFRAEMAEAILGATPDAGRRALLDAFAQGLFYVQAEFHDAEGYARLRATLERVDQERGTAGNRLYYLATAPEFYGDIIQQLDRHGLVDRAGSSRGDGRRPWTRVVVEKPFGRDLKSAQALNRTLLRVFREGQIYRIDHYLGKETVQNILVFRFANGIFEPLWNQHYIDHVQITVAESGGVEERAGYYETAGVVRDIVQNHMVQLLTLVAMEAPVAFEPDQVRDEKVKVLRAARRFTPDDVQSEVVLGQYAAGVVGGEDVPGYRAEPRVAPASRTPTFAAMRLFLDSWRWAGVPFYLRTGKRLPKRATEIAVQFKQAPLPLFPEGGREPNLLTLNIQPDEGIALRFIAKAPGTAMSLRPVNMGFQYGTAFGGEELTAYERLLLDCMLGDPTLFTRRDEVESAWELFEPVLASWEKSDPPPPVVLYEAGTWGPDTARKIIERDGRRWRRL, from the coding sequence ATGAGCACGGTCTCGACGCCGTTCGCGCTGCGGGAAGGCCTGCGGCTGCGGCGCACGCCCGATCCATGCGCCGTGGTCATTTTCGGCGCCACCGGCGACCTCACGCAGAAGAAGCTCATGCCGTCCCTCTACACGCTCGCGCGGCTCGGGATGATCCCGCCGAACCTCGCGATCGTGGGGGTCGCCCGGCGGCCCAAGACCGACGAAGTCTTCCGGGCCGAAATGGCCGAGGCGATCCTCGGCGCCACCCCGGACGCGGGCAGGCGCGCGTTGTTGGACGCGTTCGCGCAGGGACTCTTTTACGTACAGGCGGAGTTCCACGACGCGGAGGGCTACGCAAGGCTCCGCGCGACACTCGAGCGTGTGGACCAGGAGCGGGGGACCGCCGGCAACCGCCTGTACTACCTCGCGACCGCGCCGGAGTTCTACGGCGACATCATCCAGCAGCTGGACCGGCACGGCCTCGTCGATCGCGCGGGATCGAGCCGCGGGGACGGGCGGCGGCCGTGGACGCGCGTGGTCGTGGAGAAGCCGTTCGGGCGCGATCTCAAGAGCGCGCAGGCCCTCAACCGCACGCTGCTGCGTGTCTTTCGCGAGGGACAGATCTACCGGATCGACCACTACCTCGGCAAGGAGACGGTGCAGAACATCCTGGTCTTCCGGTTCGCCAACGGCATCTTCGAGCCGCTGTGGAACCAGCACTACATCGACCACGTGCAGATCACCGTCGCGGAGTCCGGCGGCGTCGAGGAGCGCGCCGGGTACTACGAGACCGCCGGCGTCGTGCGGGACATCGTGCAGAACCACATGGTGCAGCTGCTGACCCTCGTCGCCATGGAGGCGCCGGTCGCGTTCGAGCCGGACCAGGTGCGCGACGAGAAGGTGAAGGTGCTGCGGGCGGCGCGCCGGTTCACCCCCGACGACGTGCAGTCGGAGGTGGTGCTGGGCCAGTACGCGGCCGGGGTGGTCGGCGGCGAGGACGTGCCGGGCTACCGTGCCGAGCCCCGCGTCGCCCCGGCGTCCCGAACGCCCACGTTCGCGGCGATGCGTCTGTTCCTGGACAGCTGGCGGTGGGCGGGCGTGCCGTTTTACCTCCGCACCGGCAAACGCCTTCCGAAGCGCGCGACGGAGATCGCCGTGCAGTTCAAGCAGGCGCCGCTGCCGCTGTTCCCGGAGGGGGGCCGCGAGCCCAATCTCCTCACGCTCAACATCCAACCGGACGAGGGCATCGCGCTCCGGTTCATCGCGAAGGCGCCCGGCACGGCGATGAGCCTGCGCCCGGTGAACATGGGCTTCCAGTACGGCACCGCGTTCGGCGGCGAGGAGCTGACCGCGTACGAGCGCCTGCTGTTGGACTGCATGCTCGGCGATCCGACGCTGTTTACGCGGCGCGACGAGGTCGAGTCGGCGTGGGAGCTGTTCGAGCCGGTCCTGGCGTCGTGGGAGAAGTCCGACCCGCCCCCTCCGGTCGTGTTGTACGAGGCCGGCACGTGGGGCCCGGACACGGCGCGGAAGATCATCGAGCGCGACGGCCGGAGGTGGCGCCGGCTGTGA
- the speB gene encoding agmatinase: protein MTAQRFEPPNAFRSPRFAQLSTFMRLPYQPDPAGLDVAILGIPFDGGVSFRSGARFGPKEVRNNSLLIRPYNPVLKTSPFRRLRIADCGDVDTNPMDILDTYGRVEAAVGGILTAGALPACVGGDHSLTLPIMRAVAKARGPVALVHFDSHQDMWEEYFGNRYFHGTPFRRAHEEGLFDGKAAVQFGIRGPVYDEDDFAFGERHGVTVVRAEAIHHDGVDAALRQLDRVRGRPVYVSFDIDSVDPAFAPGTGTPEVGGLTSAQALALVRGLAGLDIIAFDVVEVSPPYDQSGITSMLAANVLFELLSVISLNR, encoded by the coding sequence GTGACGGCGCAGCGGTTCGAGCCGCCGAACGCGTTTCGCTCGCCGCGGTTCGCGCAGCTCTCGACATTCATGCGCCTGCCGTACCAGCCCGATCCCGCGGGACTCGACGTGGCGATCCTCGGCATCCCCTTCGACGGCGGCGTGAGCTTCCGGTCCGGCGCGCGGTTCGGGCCGAAAGAGGTCCGCAACAATTCGCTGCTCATCCGTCCGTACAACCCGGTGCTCAAGACCTCGCCGTTCCGGCGCCTGCGGATCGCGGACTGCGGGGACGTGGACACGAATCCGATGGACATCCTCGACACCTACGGGCGCGTCGAGGCGGCGGTCGGCGGCATTCTCACCGCGGGCGCCCTGCCGGCCTGCGTCGGGGGCGACCACTCGCTGACGCTGCCGATCATGCGGGCGGTGGCGAAAGCGCGCGGGCCGGTCGCCCTCGTGCACTTCGACAGCCACCAGGACATGTGGGAGGAGTACTTCGGCAACCGGTACTTTCACGGTACGCCGTTCCGCCGCGCCCACGAGGAGGGCCTCTTCGACGGGAAGGCGGCCGTCCAGTTCGGGATCCGGGGCCCCGTGTACGACGAGGACGACTTCGCGTTCGGGGAGCGGCACGGCGTCACGGTGGTGCGCGCCGAGGCCATCCATCACGACGGGGTCGACGCGGCGCTGCGGCAGCTCGACCGCGTGCGCGGCCGCCCGGTGTACGTGTCGTTCGACATCGATTCGGTCGACCCGGCGTTCGCGCCGGGCACCGGCACGCCGGAGGTCGGCGGGTTGACGAGCGCGCAGGCGCTCGCGCTCGTGCGCGGCCTTGCCGGCCTCGACATCATCGCGTTCGACGTGGTA